From a single Staphylococcus epidermidis genomic region:
- a CDS encoding TetR/AcrR family transcriptional regulator, with protein sequence MAGRPKDPTINKKIYTEIQRLLETTHFRDITIDQISENTGISKATIYRRWKDKSSIIMSAFIEQSQYIAIHNQDNLYDDLFQFLVKIKDIYKTKLGSAVIEILISHQQMEARETFMTNYFNHNRKVLKEIVRKHIQEEEQDLFIDLIFSPIYFNILIKPETLDENYIKKMLNQVLRIYH encoded by the coding sequence ATGGCTGGAAGACCAAAAGATCCAACAATCAATAAAAAAATTTATACTGAGATTCAACGTTTATTGGAAACGACTCATTTTAGAGATATTACTATAGATCAAATTTCTGAGAATACTGGTATTTCTAAAGCAACTATTTATAGACGTTGGAAGGATAAATCTTCAATTATCATGTCCGCGTTTATTGAACAATCTCAATATATTGCGATTCATAATCAAGATAATTTATATGATGATTTATTCCAGTTTTTAGTAAAAATAAAAGATATCTATAAAACAAAACTAGGTAGTGCTGTGATTGAAATATTAATTAGTCATCAACAAATGGAAGCTAGAGAAACTTTTATGACTAATTACTTTAATCATAATCGCAAAGTTTTAAAAGAGATTGTTCGTAAGCACATACAAGAGGAAGAACAAGATTTGTTTATTGATTTAATCTTCTCACCCATCTATTTTAATATATTAATTAAACCTGAAACTCTGGATGAAAATTACATTAAAAAGATGTTGAATCAAGTTTTACGTATATATCATTGA